One genomic segment of Ricinus communis isolate WT05 ecotype wild-type chromosome 5, ASM1957865v1, whole genome shotgun sequence includes these proteins:
- the LOC8277306 gene encoding uncharacterized protein LOC8277306, producing MNNITASEIAGLGVGSLLLCCAIAAPKIDSFISSSQRSSLGMCKTCGDLRMVACSKCRGIGVVKADGPFSFNMMDDLYQSLGGEPKVKTFKCSKCQARGRFSCPDCSAV from the exons ATGAATAACATAACAGCAAGTGAAATTGCAGGGCTTGGAGTTGGgtctttacttttatgttGTGCCATTGCTGCTCCTAAAATTgattctttcatttcttcttcACAAAGAAG CTCGTTGGGAATGTGCAAGACATGCGGTGATCTAAGGATGGTGGCATGCTCAAAATGTAGAGGAATTGGAGTGGTGAAAGCTGACGGCCCATTCAGTTTCAATATGATGGATGATTTGTATCAGTCCCTTGGCGGTGAACCGAAAGTGAAAACGTTTAAATGTTCTAAATGTCAAGCTCGAGGTCGCTTCTCCTGCCCTGATTGCTCTGCAGTTTAA